Proteins encoded in a region of the Candidatus Margulisiibacteriota bacterium genome:
- a CDS encoding RNA-binding domain-containing protein: MTTFEELGRWLRRPEGLNLEFKTASNSFDKKNDLPDYCAALANEGGGKLILGISNNGEIKGTAAFSGTYQKLSHELYTSLKIRIDVEELQHPKGRVLVFHVPSRPKGSRIKSNGHYKFPMRLGESLSEMDDATTKNILNETDPDFSSQFVPGLSFKDLDLSAITRLQSLCATKSKSSNYLKRSPEQFLTDLKLISDKNVTFAALVLLGKSQALDAFLPSSEIIFEWRQVPDKTSFDFRENWRGPFIGLFDVIWEEIDKRNLRTPYKEGFIQNDILSFDRDSIREAILNAVAHRDYTMKGHSIFILASPNAFSIISPGGFMPGITPTNAINKSAWRNQRLAETFEKAGLIERSGQGLDIIFEKTIRDGKGTPNLSRSDSFSVVLDIPAVVKDINFIRFLEHIANEKQIRFSFDELLELERIRENQQVAQVVFKERFIKLGLIDQIGRTRGARYILSHEYYRHEGKIGRHTALAGLPREEKKALILAHLKKHKKGYPKDFSDAFTGLKAKDISNILQELRKTKKIIHVGPKRGGYWQLN, translated from the coding sequence ATGACAACTTTTGAAGAACTAGGCCGTTGGCTTAGAAGGCCGGAAGGTTTAAACCTCGAATTTAAAACAGCTAGTAATAGTTTTGATAAAAAAAATGATTTGCCGGACTACTGTGCCGCGCTTGCAAACGAAGGCGGCGGGAAACTTATATTGGGCATATCAAATAATGGGGAAATAAAAGGAACGGCCGCTTTTTCTGGGACTTACCAGAAGCTCTCGCATGAGCTATATACTTCATTAAAAATTAGAATTGATGTTGAGGAGCTTCAGCACCCGAAAGGCCGGGTTCTTGTTTTTCATGTTCCATCCAGGCCTAAAGGCAGCAGAATAAAATCGAACGGTCATTATAAGTTTCCCATGCGCCTTGGGGAATCGCTTTCCGAAATGGATGATGCGACCACAAAAAACATACTAAATGAAACCGACCCGGATTTCTCTTCTCAATTTGTTCCGGGGCTTTCCTTTAAAGACTTGGACTTATCTGCGATTACCCGCCTTCAGTCCTTGTGCGCGACTAAATCAAAGTCTTCAAATTATCTTAAGCGTTCCCCTGAACAATTTCTTACAGATTTGAAACTAATCTCCGATAAAAATGTAACTTTTGCCGCTTTAGTATTGCTCGGCAAAAGCCAAGCTCTCGATGCCTTCTTGCCTTCCTCCGAAATAATTTTTGAATGGAGACAAGTCCCAGACAAAACTTCTTTTGATTTTCGTGAAAATTGGCGCGGACCGTTTATTGGCCTGTTTGATGTTATTTGGGAAGAGATTGACAAAAGGAACCTACGAACGCCTTATAAAGAAGGGTTTATTCAAAACGACATCCTCTCTTTCGATCGAGACAGTATCAGGGAAGCCATTCTTAATGCCGTAGCACACCGTGATTACACAATGAAAGGACATTCCATTTTTATCCTTGCGTCTCCTAACGCTTTTTCTATCATTAGCCCTGGCGGGTTCATGCCAGGAATTACGCCAACAAATGCCATCAATAAAAGCGCGTGGAGAAATCAACGACTTGCTGAAACCTTTGAAAAGGCTGGCTTAATTGAGAGATCTGGACAAGGCCTTGATATTATCTTTGAAAAAACAATTCGTGACGGCAAGGGAACGCCCAATCTTTCTCGAAGCGATTCCTTTTCCGTTGTCCTTGATATCCCAGCCGTTGTCAAAGACATCAACTTCATTCGCTTCCTTGAACATATTGCGAATGAAAAACAAATAAGATTTTCTTTTGATGAACTTCTCGAGTTAGAAAGGATAAGAGAGAATCAACAAGTCGCCCAAGTTGTATTCAAAGAAAGATTTATTAAACTTGGATTAATTGATCAAATTGGGCGAACTCGTGGGGCTAGGTATATCCTTTCTCATGAATATTATCGGCATGAGGGCAAAATTGGCCGCCATACCGCTTTGGCCGGATTACCAAGAGAAGAAAAGAAGGCATTAATACTGGCGCATCTGAAAAAACATAAAAAGGGCTACCCCAAGGATTTTTCCGATGCATTTACTGGATTGAAGGCTAAGGACATCTCAAATATTTTACAAGAATTAAGAAAAACAAAAAAGATTATTCATGTTGGACCAAAGCGTGGCGGTTATTGGCAGCTTAATTAG
- the lpxD gene encoding UDP-3-O-(3-hydroxymyristoyl)glucosamine N-acyltransferase — protein sequence MKLARLAELVSGTVNGNADQEINKVSTIEEAGVGDLVFVLEDKNLIPAFSSSASAVVATKAPANTQGKAYLQVKNPRLAMAKILSGFIAPSQPGTISDKAAIAKSAQLGKNVSVGHFSCIGEDCQIGENTIIHSNVTIYDRVVIGANVIIHAGARIGVDGFGFSWENEQHVKIPQVGTVIIEDNVEIYANVCVARGTIGATRIGRGTKIDCLTHIAHNCRIGESCAITALVGFAGSVTFGRHVQVGGMSGFNGHITVGDNTIVMARSGVTKDIPADSVVSGFPAYDNKEQLKFQATLKRLTKKSGK from the coding sequence GTGAAACTCGCAAGACTAGCCGAACTTGTTTCCGGCACAGTCAACGGTAACGCTGACCAAGAGATCAATAAAGTTTCGACTATCGAAGAGGCCGGGGTTGGGGATCTCGTTTTTGTTCTAGAAGACAAGAATCTCATCCCGGCCTTTTCATCCTCCGCCTCCGCCGTCGTCGCCACCAAGGCCCCAGCCAACACTCAAGGTAAAGCCTATCTGCAGGTTAAAAATCCGCGACTGGCCATGGCAAAAATCTTATCTGGCTTCATTGCGCCAAGCCAGCCCGGCACTATTTCCGATAAAGCGGCCATCGCCAAAAGCGCCCAGTTGGGGAAGAACGTTTCAGTCGGCCATTTCTCTTGCATCGGGGAAGATTGCCAGATTGGAGAGAATACGATCATTCACTCCAATGTCACGATCTACGACCGAGTTGTTATCGGCGCTAACGTCATCATCCACGCCGGCGCCAGGATCGGCGTCGACGGTTTCGGTTTTTCCTGGGAAAACGAGCAACACGTCAAGATCCCCCAAGTCGGAACAGTAATCATTGAGGACAACGTCGAGATCTACGCCAATGTCTGCGTCGCCCGCGGGACGATCGGCGCGACGCGCATCGGCCGGGGGACCAAGATCGACTGCCTCACCCATATCGCCCACAATTGCCGGATCGGGGAGTCGTGCGCCATTACCGCTCTGGTCGGCTTTGCTGGTTCGGTCACCTTCGGCAGGCACGTGCAGGTCGGCGGCATGTCCGGATTCAACGGACATATTACCGTCGGCGACAACACCATCGTTATGGCCAGGTCAGGCGTTACCAAAGATATCCCGGCCGACTCCGTCGTTTCCGGCTTCCCAGCTTACGACAACAAAGAACAATTAAAATTCCAGGCCACCCTGAAACGTCTGACCAAAAAGAGCGGGAAGTAA
- the gcvT gene encoding glycine cleavage system aminomethyltransferase GcvT: MLKRTILFNDHLALGAKMVPFGGWEMPVSYKGIIEEHRAVREQAGLFDIGHMGLLRIEGANALPFIQSVATNDASRLAVGQGQYAVLCNEQGGAVDDILIYRFADHYMIICNASNTDKVIAWLTSHRANNVTINQMNDQAMLSIQGPAAIALVEKALNTTLAGLKRNHTLILGQLILSRTGYTGEDGAEIVLPKTLCADYWHKFLALGLQPCGLGARDTLRLEAGLPLYGHEYDDSTTPIEAGYAWAVKLDKGAFIGREALLKPPQRQLVGLELEGRAIPRQGNAVVNEKGASLGVVTSGTFSPTFKRPIAMAYLSSLSDKVFIEIRGTAQPAAIVDKAFYKRVK, from the coding sequence ATGCTAAAGCGCACAATTTTATTTAATGACCACTTGGCCCTCGGAGCCAAAATGGTCCCCTTCGGCGGCTGGGAAATGCCGGTCTCTTACAAGGGGATCATCGAAGAGCACCGGGCGGTCCGGGAGCAAGCCGGGCTTTTCGATATCGGGCATATGGGACTGCTGCGGATTGAAGGGGCTAACGCCTTGCCTTTTATCCAATCGGTCGCGACCAATGACGCTTCCCGCCTAGCTGTCGGGCAAGGCCAGTACGCGGTCCTCTGCAACGAGCAGGGCGGAGCGGTCGATGATATTCTGATATATCGTTTTGCCGATCATTACATGATCATCTGCAACGCCAGCAACACCGATAAAGTCATTGCCTGGCTGACCAGCCACCGCGCCAATAATGTGACTATCAATCAAATGAACGATCAAGCGATGCTTTCTATCCAGGGTCCGGCCGCTATCGCGCTGGTTGAAAAAGCGCTTAATACAACTTTGGCCGGGCTTAAGCGAAATCACACTTTAATCTTGGGCCAGCTCATCCTTTCCAGAACCGGGTATACCGGCGAAGATGGAGCGGAGATCGTTCTCCCCAAAACTCTCTGCGCCGACTATTGGCATAAATTTCTGGCCCTTGGCCTACAACCGTGCGGCCTCGGAGCGCGCGACACCCTGCGGCTGGAAGCGGGGCTCCCTCTTTACGGCCATGAATATGACGACTCAACCACCCCCATCGAGGCGGGCTATGCTTGGGCCGTAAAATTAGACAAAGGGGCCTTTATCGGACGGGAAGCGCTGCTTAAGCCCCCGCAAAGGCAGCTTGTCGGACTTGAACTAGAAGGGCGCGCGATCCCCCGCCAAGGGAATGCCGTAGTCAATGAAAAAGGGGCCTCTCTCGGAGTGGTCACCAGCGGGACATTTTCCCCAACCTTCAAACGCCCGATCGCTATGGCCTATCTCTCTAGCCTATC
- a CDS encoding N-6 DNA methylase, protein MSTKEQAKKKIAALIEKYELIAKAGKLKDFNEANTRKDFIMPLFEALGWDIRNSYEVAEEENVSNGIVDYAFKLNGITKFYLEAKQISVDLEEERWAEQTIDYAWYKSVTWAVLSDFEGVKIFNAEWREPYISKNLFIDLKYTEYLERFDDLWLLSKESLETGLLGKKAEQYGKKAKRRPVNEAIFDDLLTWRKALLEDLNKLNQTITLSGEEKEEVVQKILDRLIFIRSCEDRKIENERLRAALRDWEEKDKKGELYDKVVAIFEYYHFYDTSLFAPGHPCEKVNLFNGTINSIINGLYYNGQEKIHYDFKSIPADVLGGIYEQYLGHILKRGKLVEGKPHRKEQGIYYTPKYIVDYIVENTLGKLLAEMPPEKAGLIKILDPACGSGSFLIKALDVMDKYYEQTTEFKNMPYNRRVKALQNNIYGVDLDEKAVEIAQLNLMLRALAERRTLPNISSNIKCGNSLISGTPEELKKHFGVNWHDKKPFNWEEQFPDVFKQGGFDVIIGNPPYISLFGAEEDKEYFKSNYKSFEYQVNSFSLFIERAATLLRKGGRLGFITPAVFLSQHYFYHLRKLIFDNFNLLEVLILKHRVFGAAEIGDTCVFIFEKRPNNSSLANNIVKYAIVNSESGFNYVEYGSVPQSDFLKNPRLEISLAGNAALLDKIQKVSVPLKALATCILGIKPYQAGKGKPKQDKKTVEDRPFDNCVKLDNSYRQYLMGKDINRYVIAPREDRFIKYGDWLAEPRPTAPFERDKIILRQTSDVIRAVIDNDKYYNLNNIYNIEIINHKYCYEYLLGILNSSLLKFVYQSLVPENKRLFAEIKKINLDKLPIRALESAEGQKALASLVRRLLGLYKERLKTPENSNKCLQLKEEITKTDKQIDAEVYKLYGLTEEEIKTVEGEK, encoded by the coding sequence ATGAGCACAAAAGAACAGGCAAAAAAGAAGATTGCCGCTTTAATTGAAAAGTATGAATTAATTGCTAAAGCAGGGAAGCTTAAAGATTTCAACGAAGCTAACACCCGCAAAGATTTTATTATGCCCCTTTTTGAAGCTCTTGGCTGGGACATTAGAAACAGCTATGAAGTTGCCGAGGAAGAAAACGTCTCCAACGGCATCGTTGACTACGCTTTCAAGCTAAACGGTATTACAAAGTTCTATCTTGAAGCCAAGCAAATCTCCGTTGACCTGGAAGAAGAGCGCTGGGCGGAGCAAACCATTGATTACGCCTGGTACAAAAGCGTTACTTGGGCCGTACTTTCCGATTTTGAAGGAGTAAAGATCTTCAATGCCGAATGGCGCGAGCCATATATTTCCAAAAACCTGTTCATTGACTTAAAGTACACTGAATACCTGGAGCGGTTTGACGATCTCTGGTTGTTATCTAAAGAAAGCCTCGAAACCGGCTTACTCGGGAAGAAAGCGGAACAATATGGAAAAAAAGCCAAACGACGCCCGGTTAACGAGGCAATATTTGATGACTTACTTACTTGGCGCAAAGCCCTATTAGAAGACCTAAACAAGTTAAATCAAACGATCACTCTGTCCGGCGAAGAAAAAGAAGAAGTCGTTCAAAAGATTCTCGATCGGTTGATCTTCATCCGCTCCTGCGAGGACCGTAAAATCGAGAACGAGCGGCTTCGCGCGGCGTTAAGAGATTGGGAAGAAAAAGACAAAAAAGGCGAACTGTACGATAAGGTCGTGGCCATTTTTGAGTATTATCATTTTTATGATACCAGCCTATTCGCTCCCGGCCACCCGTGTGAAAAGGTCAATCTTTTTAATGGGACGATTAACTCCATCATCAACGGACTTTATTACAATGGCCAAGAAAAGATCCATTATGATTTTAAGAGTATCCCCGCCGACGTCCTGGGCGGTATTTACGAGCAGTATCTCGGCCATATTCTAAAACGAGGGAAGCTGGTCGAAGGGAAGCCGCATCGCAAAGAACAAGGAATATATTATACCCCCAAATATATCGTCGATTACATCGTCGAAAACACTCTGGGGAAATTACTGGCCGAAATGCCCCCCGAAAAGGCCGGTCTGATTAAAATATTGGACCCTGCCTGCGGCTCCGGCTCTTTTCTTATTAAGGCGCTTGATGTTATGGACAAATATTATGAGCAAACCACTGAATTTAAGAATATGCCTTATAACCGTCGGGTGAAGGCCCTGCAAAATAATATTTATGGGGTCGACCTTGACGAAAAAGCGGTCGAGATCGCCCAACTTAACCTCATGCTCCGCGCTTTAGCAGAAAGGCGGACCCTACCAAACATCTCTTCAAATATCAAATGCGGCAATTCGTTAATATCCGGAACACCGGAAGAGCTCAAAAAACATTTCGGCGTCAACTGGCACGACAAGAAGCCCTTTAACTGGGAAGAACAGTTCCCAGATGTTTTCAAGCAAGGGGGATTTGATGTAATTATTGGGAATCCGCCGTATATTTCTCTGTTTGGAGCAGAAGAGGACAAAGAATATTTTAAATCTAATTATAAATCCTTTGAATATCAGGTAAACAGTTTTTCTCTTTTTATTGAAAGGGCCGCCACTCTTTTGCGTAAGGGGGGTCGCCTAGGGTTTATTACCCCTGCTGTATTTCTTTCCCAACATTATTTTTATCACCTTCGTAAGTTGATTTTTGACAACTTCAATCTCTTAGAGGTGCTAATTCTTAAGCATAGGGTTTTTGGGGCCGCTGAAATCGGAGATACTTGTGTTTTTATATTTGAAAAACGGCCAAATAATTCTTCTTTAGCCAACAACATCGTTAAGTATGCCATAGTTAATAGTGAAAGTGGTTTTAATTATGTTGAATATGGCTCTGTCCCTCAGTCTGATTTTTTGAAAAATCCCCGCCTAGAGATTTCTCTCGCAGGAAATGCCGCCCTTTTAGACAAGATCCAAAAGGTTTCTGTTCCATTAAAAGCTCTCGCTACCTGCATTTTAGGTATTAAGCCCTATCAAGCAGGGAAAGGCAAGCCAAAACAGGATAAAAAAACAGTTGAAGATCGGCCTTTTGATAATTGTGTAAAACTCGATAATAGCTATAGGCAGTATTTAATGGGTAAAGACATTAATAGATACGTTATTGCCCCTCGGGAAGATCGTTTCATCAAATACGGGGACTGGCTTGCGGAACCAAGGCCTACCGCTCCCTTTGAGCGCGATAAGATTATTTTAAGGCAGACCTCTGACGTTATTAGGGCGGTAATTGATAATGATAAGTATTATAATCTGAATAATATTTATAACATTGAAATTATCAACCATAAATACTGCTATGAATATTTGCTAGGCATTTTAAACTCATCTTTATTGAAATTTGTTTATCAATCCTTGGTTCCTGAAAATAAGCGATTGTTTGCTGAAATCAAAAAAATTAACCTGGACAAATTGCCAATTAGGGCCTTAGAAAGCGCCGAAGGACAAAAAGCCTTGGCCTCACTCGTAAGAAGGTTGCTTGGACTTTATAAGGAGCGATTAAAAACGCCCGAAAACTCCAATAAATGTCTCCAGCTTAAAGAAGAAATCACCAAAACAGACAAGCAAATCGACGCCGAGGTATATAAGCTATATGGGCTGACGGAGGAGGAGATCAAGACAGTGGAGGGGGAGAAATGA
- a CDS encoding glycosyltransferase, whose product MNIAFFADSYKPYISGVTNSAEILAKNLRLRGHRVYILAPSYPGHLDTDPDIIRFPSIAGGYPKFRLAIPVVRNMPKVDIIHSQSPFQAGLLARLIARRNKIPLVYSFHTFFTRYTHYARFVPKALAKMGIAAYISQYANGAEAVIAPSEVARRYLRRLGVNKRIEVIPSGVETDQLPDSLAETRRELRLRYGIPQDAIVLLYAGRVSREKNLAFLFKAFEHLKRQNVYLAIVGNGPLDKELQQRHKRDKNIIFVSEVSYPGILSHYCLGDIFLFSSLTETQGMVIAEAKASALPVVALYAGALTGSVRNGIDGYLVPRNLANFTEHVNRLVGDPALREKMGRAAQADALERFAAPAVAKNIETLYNSLVHDDA is encoded by the coding sequence ATGAACATCGCTTTTTTCGCCGATTCTTATAAGCCTTATATTTCCGGGGTAACTAACTCGGCCGAGATCCTGGCCAAGAACCTGCGCTTGCGCGGACATCGCGTCTACATTTTAGCGCCGTCTTATCCCGGTCACCTCGACACTGACCCGGATATTATCCGTTTTCCTTCGATCGCCGGGGGATATCCCAAGTTCCGGCTGGCAATTCCGGTTGTCAGGAATATGCCGAAAGTCGACATTATCCACAGCCAGTCGCCTTTTCAGGCCGGACTGCTCGCCCGGCTCATTGCTCGCCGCAATAAGATTCCGCTGGTTTACTCGTTCCATACTTTTTTTACCCGCTACACCCATTACGCCCGCTTCGTCCCTAAGGCCCTGGCCAAAATGGGGATCGCTGCTTATATCAGCCAGTACGCCAATGGGGCAGAGGCTGTGATCGCCCCTTCCGAAGTCGCCCGCCGTTATTTAAGGCGGCTCGGGGTCAATAAAAGGATCGAGGTTATTCCTTCCGGAGTAGAAACGGACCAGCTCCCCGATTCTTTGGCCGAGACCCGCCGCGAACTCCGCCTGCGCTACGGCATTCCCCAGGACGCGATCGTCTTGCTTTATGCCGGCCGGGTTTCCAGAGAAAAGAACCTGGCCTTTCTTTTCAAAGCGTTTGAACACTTAAAGCGCCAAAACGTCTATCTGGCGATCGTGGGTAATGGCCCGCTCGATAAAGAGCTCCAGCAGCGGCACAAACGGGACAAGAACATTATTTTTGTTTCCGAAGTCTCTTACCCCGGTATCTTGTCCCATTACTGCCTGGGAGATATTTTTCTTTTCTCGTCTCTGACCGAAACTCAAGGGATGGTGATCGCAGAAGCCAAGGCTTCGGCCCTGCCGGTCGTCGCCCTATATGCCGGCGCCCTGACCGGGTCGGTCCGCAACGGCATCGACGGTTATCTGGTCCCCCGCAATTTGGCCAATTTCACCGAACATGTTAACCGTCTGGTCGGCGATCCAGCGCTCCGCGAAAAAATGGGCCGGGCCGCCCAAGCCGACGCGCTGGAACGGTTTGCCGCACCGGCGGTTGCAAAAAATATTGAGACTCTCTATAATTCTCTTGTCCATGACGACGCCTAA
- a CDS encoding OmpH family outer membrane protein has product MKKLLLIALAAVFLAGVSHAAMDSVGYIDVQKVFKEYKETDKAQKDLSKDEENFKKEFEDSQKKLQEAEKNGKKQEELEKMKKELEEKLAPKRDSLIKKNQELTGRIQAAILESVKKVAKKVGVEVVLDKQVLIIGGMDLTDMVITELNKGK; this is encoded by the coding sequence GTGAAAAAGCTATTATTAATCGCACTAGCGGCAGTTTTCCTGGCCGGCGTCTCTCACGCGGCCATGGATTCCGTCGGCTATATTGACGTCCAAAAGGTCTTCAAGGAATACAAAGAGACCGACAAAGCCCAAAAGGATCTGTCAAAGGACGAAGAAAACTTCAAAAAAGAATTCGAAGACAGCCAGAAAAAACTACAGGAAGCCGAGAAAAACGGCAAGAAACAAGAAGAGCTCGAAAAGATGAAGAAAGAGCTCGAAGAAAAGCTGGCCCCCAAGCGTGATTCGCTGATCAAAAAGAATCAGGAATTGACCGGGAGGATTCAGGCCGCCATTCTGGAATCGGTCAAAAAAGTGGCCAAAAAGGTTGGGGTTGAAGTCGTTCTCGACAAACAGGTACTGATCATCGGCGGAATGGACCTGACCGACATGGTCATCACCGAGCTGAATAAAGGAAAGTGA
- the hisC gene encoding histidinol-phosphate transaminase: protein MGLIREAIGQLKDYVPGKTPSDPKAIKLASNENPFGPSPKAIDALKQAAGRSQVYPDQQALSLRNKLAESFGLTADSIVVGNGSDEIMLMITTAFLSAGEEAIICRNSFSLYEFVTRLLDGRPVFVPLNNNRQDLPAIAAAITGRTKLIFLTNPHNPTGSYLSTTELAAFLSKVPPEVLVVIDEAYAEFSTAPDFPKSVELLKRFANVIVLRTFSKYYGLAGLRVGYGLARPELTAPLFKTKLPFNVNRPAQAAAEAALGDKRFLEKTLKNNEAGKKQLYAAFALLGVEYIKTEANFVFVNIKKPATDFCRELLARGVSVRPLTSFGFPEAVRVSIGTKGQNDRFIALLKALL from the coding sequence ATGGGGTTGATCCGCGAAGCAATCGGTCAACTAAAAGATTACGTCCCGGGGAAAACTCCGAGCGATCCCAAAGCGATCAAACTCGCCTCGAACGAAAATCCTTTCGGTCCTTCACCCAAAGCCATTGACGCCTTAAAGCAAGCGGCCGGCCGCTCCCAGGTTTATCCTGACCAACAAGCGCTCTCCTTGCGAAATAAGCTGGCCGAGTCGTTTGGCCTGACCGCCGACTCGATCGTCGTCGGCAACGGCTCCGACGAGATCATGCTGATGATCACGACCGCTTTTCTTTCCGCCGGCGAGGAAGCGATCATCTGCCGGAACAGTTTCAGCTTATACGAATTCGTCACCCGCCTGCTCGACGGCCGGCCGGTTTTCGTCCCGCTGAATAACAACCGGCAAGACCTCCCGGCAATCGCGGCCGCTATTACCGGTCGGACCAAGCTGATCTTTTTGACTAATCCGCACAACCCGACCGGGAGCTATCTCTCGACAACGGAATTGGCCGCTTTTCTTTCAAAGGTGCCGCCGGAAGTCTTGGTCGTGATCGATGAGGCCTATGCCGAATTCTCAACGGCTCCGGACTTCCCCAAATCGGTGGAATTGCTCAAGCGGTTCGCCAATGTCATCGTCCTTCGGACCTTCTCTAAATATTACGGCCTGGCCGGCTTACGGGTCGGTTACGGCTTGGCCCGGCCGGAATTGACCGCCCCGCTTTTCAAGACGAAACTTCCTTTTAACGTCAATCGCCCGGCGCAAGCGGCGGCGGAAGCGGCCCTGGGAGACAAGCGTTTCTTAGAAAAAACCTTGAAGAACAATGAGGCAGGGAAAAAACAACTCTACGCGGCCTTTGCTCTCCTTGGCGTGGAATATATTAAGACCGAAGCCAACTTCGTTTTTGTTAATATTAAAAAACCGGCCACCGATTTTTGCCGGGAGCTGCTGGCGCGGGGAGTTAGCGTTCGGCCCCTAACCTCGTTTGGGTTTCCGGAGGCGGTCCGGGTTTCGATCGGGACCAAGGGGCAGAACGATCGTTTTATCGCTTTGTTAAAAGCGCTGCTTTAA